In one Ralstonia pickettii genomic region, the following are encoded:
- a CDS encoding CoA-acylating methylmalonate-semialdehyde dehydrogenase yields MSAVASLASAKPAAQQDTPPTVKLLIGGEFVESQSKEWRDIVNPATQEVLARVPFATAGEVDAAIRSAHAAFATWKNTPVGARMRIMLKFQALIREHSPRIARTLTAEQGKTLPDAEGDIFRGLEVVEHACSVGSLQQGEFLENVAGAVDTYTLRQPIGVCAGITPFNFPAMIPLWMFPMAIVCGNTFVLKPSEQDPLSTMQLVELALEAGVPPGVLNVVHGGKDVVDALCTHEHVKAISFVGSTAVGTHVYRLGSEHGKRVQSMMGAKNHAVVLPDANREQAINALVGAAFGAAGQRCMATSVVVLVGAAQQWVPDLIAKAKTLKVNAGVEPGTDVGPVVSRAAKQRILGLIESGVQQGATLALDGRNVRVAGYEDGNFIGPTIFTDVKTDMDIYTNEIFGPVLLALTVPTLDDAIALVNANPFGNGVGLFTQSGASARKFQSEIDVGQVGINIPIPVPVPYFSFTGSRGSKLGDLGPYGKQVVQFYTQTKTVTARWFDDAVDTGGVNTTISLR; encoded by the coding sequence ATGAGCGCCGTTGCCTCTCTCGCTTCCGCCAAGCCTGCCGCACAGCAGGACACCCCGCCCACCGTCAAGCTGCTGATCGGCGGCGAGTTTGTCGAATCGCAGTCGAAGGAATGGCGCGACATCGTGAACCCCGCCACGCAGGAAGTGCTGGCGCGCGTGCCGTTTGCCACGGCCGGCGAAGTGGACGCAGCCATCCGCTCCGCACATGCTGCGTTTGCCACGTGGAAGAACACGCCGGTGGGCGCGCGCATGCGCATCATGCTGAAGTTCCAGGCGCTGATTCGCGAGCACTCGCCGCGTATTGCGCGCACGCTGACGGCCGAGCAGGGCAAGACGCTGCCCGATGCGGAAGGCGACATCTTCCGCGGGCTGGAAGTGGTGGAGCACGCGTGCTCGGTGGGCTCACTGCAGCAGGGCGAATTTCTGGAGAACGTGGCCGGCGCGGTCGACACCTACACGTTGCGCCAGCCGATTGGCGTGTGCGCCGGCATCACGCCGTTCAACTTCCCGGCCATGATTCCCCTGTGGATGTTCCCGATGGCCATCGTGTGTGGCAACACGTTCGTGCTCAAGCCGTCGGAGCAGGACCCGCTGTCGACTATGCAACTGGTGGAACTGGCCCTTGAAGCAGGTGTGCCGCCCGGCGTATTGAACGTCGTGCATGGCGGCAAGGACGTGGTGGATGCACTCTGCACGCACGAACACGTGAAGGCGATTTCGTTTGTGGGCTCGACCGCAGTGGGCACGCATGTTTACCGCCTGGGCAGCGAGCACGGCAAGCGCGTGCAATCGATGATGGGCGCCAAGAACCACGCCGTGGTGTTGCCGGACGCGAACCGCGAGCAGGCCATCAATGCGCTGGTGGGTGCGGCCTTCGGCGCGGCGGGGCAGCGCTGCATGGCGACCTCCGTCGTCGTGCTGGTGGGCGCGGCGCAGCAGTGGGTGCCGGACCTGATCGCCAAGGCAAAAACGCTCAAGGTGAATGCCGGTGTCGAGCCGGGTACCGACGTGGGCCCCGTCGTCTCGCGTGCCGCCAAGCAACGCATTCTCGGCCTGATCGAATCGGGCGTGCAGCAGGGCGCCACGCTGGCGCTCGACGGTCGCAATGTGCGCGTCGCCGGTTACGAAGACGGCAACTTCATCGGCCCGACGATCTTCACCGACGTGAAGACCGACATGGACATCTACACCAACGAAATCTTCGGCCCCGTGCTGCTGGCGCTGACTGTGCCTACGCTGGACGACGCCATTGCGCTGGTCAACGCCAACCCGTTCGGCAACGGTGTGGGCCTGTTCACGCAGAGCGGCGCATCAGCACGCAAGTTCCAGAGCGAGATCGACGTCGGGCAGGTCGGTATCAACATTCCCATTCCGGTGCCCGTGCCGTACTTCAGCTTTACCGGCTCGCGCGGCTCCAAGCTCGGCGACCTGGGCCCGTATGGCAAGCAGGTCGTGCAGTTCTATACGCAAACGAAAACGGTAACGGCGCGCTGGTTTGACGACGCGGTCGACACCGGCGGCGTCAACACCACCATCAGCCTGCGCTGA
- the mmsB gene encoding 3-hydroxyisobutyrate dehydrogenase has translation MKIAFIGLGNMGAPMARNLLKAGHVLSVLDLNTQAVGALVEAGAVAAVSPKDAATGAETVITMLPAAAHVRHVLTAEDGVLAGIAKGVPIIDSSTIDPASAKAFGAMAAEHGNPFVDAPVSGGTGGAAAGTLTFMVGGSAAAFEQVRPVLSAMGKNLVHCGDTGAGQGAKICNNLVLGITMAGVAEAMSLGEALGIDPKVLGGIINTSTGRCWSSDTYNPFPGVIDTAPSSRGYTGGFGTDLMLKDLGLAGDAAKSVRQPVYLGALAQQLYQTVSSKGDGKLDFSAVIKLYRKDGAA, from the coding sequence ATGAAAATCGCATTCATCGGATTGGGAAACATGGGCGCCCCCATGGCGCGCAATCTGCTCAAGGCAGGCCATGTGCTCAGCGTGTTGGACCTGAATACGCAGGCAGTGGGCGCGCTGGTGGAAGCCGGTGCCGTGGCCGCTGTGTCCCCCAAGGACGCCGCAACGGGCGCGGAGACCGTCATCACCATGCTGCCTGCCGCAGCGCATGTGCGCCATGTGCTGACGGCAGAAGACGGCGTGTTGGCGGGCATCGCCAAGGGCGTGCCCATCATCGATTCGAGCACCATCGACCCGGCCAGCGCCAAGGCGTTTGGCGCGATGGCAGCCGAGCACGGCAACCCTTTCGTCGATGCGCCGGTCTCGGGCGGCACGGGTGGCGCGGCAGCCGGCACGCTGACCTTCATGGTCGGCGGCAGCGCGGCGGCGTTCGAGCAGGTGCGTCCGGTGCTGTCCGCCATGGGCAAGAATCTCGTGCATTGCGGCGACACCGGCGCGGGGCAAGGCGCGAAGATCTGCAACAACCTCGTGCTCGGCATCACGATGGCTGGCGTGGCCGAGGCCATGTCGCTGGGGGAAGCGCTGGGCATCGACCCGAAGGTGCTCGGCGGCATCATCAACACGTCGACGGGGCGCTGCTGGAGTTCGGACACCTACAACCCGTTCCCGGGCGTGATCGACACCGCGCCGTCCTCGCGCGGCTACACGGGCGGCTTTGGCACCGACCTGATGCTCAAGGATCTGGGCCTGGCCGGTGACGCAGCAAAGTCCGTCCGACAGCCGGTCTACCTTGGCGCGTTGGCACAGCAGCTGTATCAAACCGTGAGCAGCAAGGGCGATGGCAAGCTGGATTTCTCCGCCGTCATCAAGCTGTATCGGAAAGACGGAGCGGCGTGA
- a CDS encoding enoyl-CoA hydratase — translation MIELETLHQNTIAVLTLKRPPANAFTPEGLLQLQGTVERLNADARVRALVVTGDGPKFFSAGADLNTFADGDRDVAREAAARFGAAFEALQNARPVVIAAINGFAMGGGLECALACDIRIAEAHAKLAVPETAVGLLCCGCGTQTLPWLVGEGWAKRMILTGERVDAQTALRIGLVEEVVETGAAREAAIAMALRVTTLSPQAVTFSKQLIHQARNGVPRGAALAVERERFVDLFDHPDQREGVNAFLEKRAPRWHSTHESETRQ, via the coding sequence ATGATCGAACTGGAAACGCTGCACCAGAACACCATCGCGGTGCTGACGCTCAAGCGTCCGCCAGCCAACGCGTTCACGCCGGAAGGTCTGCTGCAACTGCAAGGCACCGTCGAACGATTGAACGCCGATGCACGCGTGCGCGCCCTCGTCGTCACCGGCGATGGTCCGAAGTTCTTCAGCGCAGGCGCAGACCTCAACACCTTTGCCGATGGCGACCGCGATGTGGCGCGCGAGGCCGCTGCACGTTTCGGTGCCGCGTTCGAGGCGCTGCAGAATGCGCGCCCGGTGGTGATCGCCGCCATCAACGGTTTTGCGATGGGCGGCGGCCTGGAGTGCGCGCTCGCATGCGACATCCGCATCGCCGAGGCACACGCCAAGCTGGCCGTGCCAGAAACGGCCGTCGGCCTGCTGTGCTGCGGTTGCGGCACGCAGACGCTGCCGTGGCTCGTGGGTGAAGGCTGGGCCAAGCGCATGATCCTGACCGGCGAGCGCGTCGATGCGCAGACCGCCCTGCGTATCGGACTGGTGGAAGAGGTCGTGGAAACGGGGGCCGCGCGCGAAGCCGCCATCGCCATGGCGCTGCGGGTGACAACGTTGAGCCCGCAAGCTGTCACCTTCAGCAAGCAACTCATCCATCAGGCGCGCAACGGCGTGCCGCGCGGCGCGGCGCTGGCCGTCGAGCGTGAGCGCTTTGTCGATCTGTTTGACCACCCGGATCAGCGCGAAGGCGTGAACGCCTTTCTGGAGAAGCGTGCGCCGCGCTGGCATTCCACGCACGAATCGGAGACGCGGCAATGA
- a CDS encoding enoyl-CoA hydratase/isomerase family protein → MSAVQFETVPPQAAAAEPEVLMRVVSRVAVITLNRPAALNALSHGMVRQLATLLEQCRHDDGIVALVLRGAGQKGFCAGGDVRALYQLAQQGRMEGDDGWLQFFVDEYRLDYALHQFPKPIVALMDGITMGGGMGLGQAARLRVVTERTKMAMPETRIGFLPDVGATRFLSVMSPELELYVGLTGVTLTGADALHCHLADMCVPAEWLASFEDRLQRMPHDGDLMQALRRVFEPPCNIVPHAPLAQATPWVQRYFDRRSSVDRIVATLRESLEREQARELRQWLQATLDAMTTHSPTMLHVTREALLRGRQLSLAECFQMELGIVARGIQEGDFCEGVRAHLVDKDHRPGWAPATLPQVRPERVRHFLTSPWRVERHPLAGLR, encoded by the coding sequence ATGAGCGCCGTCCAATTTGAGACGGTGCCGCCCCAGGCCGCCGCTGCCGAGCCCGAGGTGTTGATGCGCGTGGTCAGCCGCGTGGCCGTCATCACCCTGAACCGTCCGGCTGCCCTGAATGCACTCTCGCACGGCATGGTGCGCCAGTTGGCGACGCTGCTGGAGCAATGTCGCCACGACGACGGCATCGTCGCGCTGGTGCTGCGCGGTGCGGGCCAGAAAGGCTTCTGCGCGGGTGGCGATGTGCGGGCGCTCTATCAGCTTGCGCAGCAGGGCCGCATGGAGGGCGACGACGGCTGGCTGCAGTTCTTTGTCGACGAATACCGGCTCGACTACGCGCTGCACCAGTTTCCGAAGCCCATCGTTGCGCTGATGGACGGCATCACCATGGGCGGCGGCATGGGCCTTGGGCAGGCGGCACGGCTGCGTGTCGTGACCGAGCGCACGAAGATGGCAATGCCCGAGACGCGCATCGGCTTTCTCCCGGACGTGGGCGCCACGCGCTTTTTGAGCGTGATGTCGCCCGAGCTGGAGCTGTATGTTGGCCTGACGGGCGTGACGCTGACCGGCGCCGATGCGCTGCATTGCCACCTGGCCGATATGTGCGTGCCCGCCGAATGGCTTGCCTCATTCGAAGACCGCCTGCAGCGCATGCCGCACGACGGCGATCTCATGCAGGCCTTGCGCCGCGTGTTCGAGCCGCCGTGCAACATTGTTCCGCACGCGCCGCTGGCACAGGCGACGCCGTGGGTGCAGCGCTATTTCGACCGCCGTTCGTCGGTCGATCGCATTGTCGCCACGCTGCGCGAGAGCCTGGAGCGCGAACAGGCACGGGAGCTGCGCCAATGGCTTCAGGCGACGCTTGACGCCATGACCACACATTCGCCGACGATGCTGCATGTCACGCGCGAAGCGTTGCTGCGTGGCCGGCAGTTGTCGCTGGCGGAGTGCTTTCAGATGGAATTGGGCATCGTCGCGCGCGGAATCCAGGAAGGCGATTTCTGCGAAGGCGTGCGCGCGCATCTGGTGGACAAGGATCACCGCCCTGGCTGGGCGCCCGCCACGCTCCCGCAGGTGCGGCCTGAGCGGGTGCGGCATTTTCTGACGTCGCCCTGGCGGGTGGAGCGGCATCCATTGGCGGGGCTTCGCTGA
- a CDS encoding phospholipase D-like domain-containing protein, which produces MATSVDSFQVKVYQGDSAVLFAFDVADADRADLAGFAIQCTPQGGAPYWVPNRLTFDTPIHADAPLKAGKYADSIDAPFQSFHWVHFPPHAAAQLTYTVHARYFVSTDPVQLETRATRIVTVTLQQPMSDWATVGMVRGYVSSQAFIDHYGCNTALAPDKRAQTKSPLLYDTQPYQNKYAYLGATGRHLIIDLLNQCHASDGYGIDVLAYDLDEPDIIRAIAWLAQNGRKVRVIQDNYVGTGANPVGHGTDNAFETQAAEYFKQAGAEVRRTHLARFQHHKAILLRDAAGKPVRVLAGSANFSLRGLYVQANSVLVFEQDAAQLYAQVFERLWGWIDQYGEDAAGSRKVAAAFRADALAASWQAVPQGGKPRARFGFSPHQTDALLTEAADRVKGALSSVLFAVMATDGGGAMLNTLEQVVPHKAGLLSLGVIDKQGGVDAFAPGRDVPSQTVSFAYLKDEAPAPFKQEVDAGTGQHIHHKFVVCDFNGDEPVVFCGSSNLSKGGEEQNGDSLIAIYDPAIVTAYAIEAIRLFDHYRFRASESKATADKPLVLKTTSAWADPYYDPQNIKFTERTLFAKSGTAQEAAVA; this is translated from the coding sequence ATGGCGACATCCGTCGATTCATTCCAGGTGAAGGTGTATCAGGGCGACAGCGCGGTGCTGTTCGCCTTTGATGTGGCCGATGCCGATCGCGCCGATCTGGCCGGTTTTGCCATTCAATGCACGCCGCAGGGCGGGGCGCCATATTGGGTGCCCAACCGGCTGACTTTCGACACGCCCATCCATGCAGACGCGCCGCTGAAGGCCGGCAAGTACGCCGATTCCATCGACGCGCCGTTCCAGTCGTTTCACTGGGTCCACTTTCCGCCGCATGCTGCCGCGCAACTGACTTACACCGTGCACGCGCGCTACTTCGTGTCGACGGACCCCGTGCAGCTGGAGACGCGCGCGACGCGCATCGTCACGGTCACGCTGCAGCAGCCGATGAGCGATTGGGCCACCGTCGGCATGGTGCGCGGGTATGTGTCGTCGCAGGCGTTCATCGACCACTACGGCTGCAACACGGCGCTGGCGCCCGACAAACGCGCGCAGACCAAATCGCCGCTGCTGTACGACACGCAGCCGTATCAGAACAAGTACGCCTACCTGGGGGCGACGGGTCGCCATCTCATCATCGATCTGCTGAACCAGTGCCACGCGTCCGACGGATACGGCATCGACGTGCTCGCCTACGACCTGGACGAACCGGACATCATCCGTGCCATTGCTTGGCTCGCGCAGAACGGTCGCAAGGTCCGCGTGATTCAGGACAACTATGTTGGCACCGGCGCCAACCCGGTGGGCCACGGCACCGACAACGCGTTTGAGACGCAGGCCGCCGAGTACTTCAAGCAGGCCGGCGCGGAGGTCCGCCGGACGCACCTGGCGCGGTTCCAGCACCACAAGGCGATCCTGCTGCGGGACGCGGCCGGCAAGCCGGTGCGCGTGCTGGCCGGTTCGGCCAACTTCTCGCTGCGCGGGTTGTACGTGCAGGCCAACAGCGTGCTGGTGTTCGAGCAAGACGCCGCGCAGCTCTACGCGCAGGTGTTCGAGCGTCTGTGGGGATGGATCGACCAGTACGGTGAGGACGCTGCGGGCAGCCGCAAGGTGGCCGCCGCCTTTCGCGCCGATGCGCTGGCTGCCAGCTGGCAGGCCGTGCCGCAAGGCGGCAAGCCGCGTGCGCGCTTCGGCTTCTCGCCGCATCAGACCGATGCGTTGCTCACGGAGGCCGCGGACCGCGTGAAGGGCGCGCTTTCGTCCGTGCTGTTTGCGGTGATGGCCACCGATGGCGGCGGCGCGATGCTGAACACGCTCGAGCAAGTGGTGCCGCACAAGGCTGGGTTGCTTTCGCTGGGCGTGATCGACAAACAGGGTGGTGTCGACGCCTTTGCCCCCGGCCGCGATGTGCCCTCGCAGACTGTGTCGTTTGCGTATTTGAAGGACGAAGCGCCAGCGCCGTTCAAGCAGGAAGTGGATGCCGGCACCGGCCAGCACATTCACCACAAGTTTGTCGTGTGCGATTTCAATGGCGATGAGCCGGTCGTGTTCTGCGGCTCGTCCAACCTGTCGAAGGGCGGGGAAGAGCAGAACGGCGACAGCCTGATCGCCATCTACGACCCGGCCATCGTCACGGCCTATGCGATCGAGGCCATCCGCCTGTTCGACCACTACCGCTTCCGCGCAAGCGAATCCAAGGCGACGGCCGACAAGCCGCTGGTGCTGAAGACGACCAGCGCATGGGCCGACCCGTACTACGATCCGCAGAACATCAAGTTCACGGAGCGCACGCTGTTCGCCAAGTCCGGCACTGCGCAGGAGGCGGCTGTCGCGTGA
- a CDS encoding acyl-CoA synthetase, whose product MTAHLIFDDRPTDADTLLARGAALAGGLRRMGVQEGDVIGVLLRNAPAYIDVMHACRIAGCYFCPINWHFTPAEVEFLVRDSGAKVLIGHRDLVDAAEPLLPAHVQLLRVDAEGTDRADGYANWLALQTPYDGPIVSPRGHMAYTSGTTGRPKGVVRQAVPLDQLEAHLQKARAVVAATFGIVPGCRALVPAPLYHSAPSLFAQQAAQMAELLVVNARFDALRVLEQIERYRIDTVYLVPIMYVRLLKLTDEERSRYDLSSLRFVASTGAPCAPEIKRRMIDWLGPVIYETYASSETGMITVMDPREAAARPGSAGRPVCDARVRILREDGTPCPTGEIGLIYSHQPAYPDFTYRGNDEARSKIERDGLVTLGDMGYLDADGYLYVCDRASDMVISGGVNIYPAEIEHALLRHPDVVDCAVFGVPCDEYGERLVAVVQTERQDLQAEFVIEWLRGQIAGFKIPRQIEFTTALPRDDNGKIAKRRLRDAWWGDRQRRV is encoded by the coding sequence ATGACCGCCCACCTGATCTTCGACGATCGCCCGACCGATGCCGATACGCTGCTCGCGCGCGGTGCCGCCCTTGCCGGCGGTTTGCGCCGCATGGGCGTGCAGGAGGGCGACGTGATCGGCGTACTGCTGCGCAATGCACCCGCCTACATCGACGTGATGCACGCCTGCCGCATCGCAGGGTGCTACTTCTGCCCGATCAACTGGCACTTCACGCCGGCCGAGGTGGAGTTTCTGGTGCGCGATTCGGGTGCCAAGGTATTGATCGGCCATCGCGACCTCGTCGATGCGGCAGAACCGCTGCTACCGGCACACGTGCAGCTGCTGCGCGTGGATGCAGAAGGCACCGACCGCGCCGACGGCTATGCAAACTGGCTTGCGCTGCAGACGCCGTACGACGGGCCGATCGTTTCTCCGCGCGGGCACATGGCCTATACCTCGGGCACCACGGGCCGGCCCAAGGGCGTGGTACGCCAGGCCGTACCGCTCGATCAGCTCGAGGCGCATCTGCAGAAGGCACGCGCCGTGGTGGCTGCAACCTTCGGCATCGTGCCGGGCTGCCGTGCGCTGGTGCCGGCGCCGCTCTATCACAGCGCACCCAGCCTCTTCGCACAGCAAGCCGCGCAGATGGCAGAGTTGCTGGTGGTGAACGCGCGCTTTGATGCCCTGCGCGTGCTCGAGCAGATCGAGCGCTACCGCATCGACACCGTCTACCTCGTGCCGATCATGTATGTGCGCCTGCTCAAGCTGACCGACGAAGAACGCAGCCGATACGACCTGTCTTCGCTGCGCTTCGTGGCGTCCACTGGTGCACCGTGCGCGCCGGAGATCAAGCGCCGCATGATCGACTGGCTCGGCCCCGTCATCTACGAAACGTATGCGTCGAGCGAGACCGGCATGATCACCGTGATGGACCCGCGCGAGGCGGCCGCCCGCCCCGGCAGCGCCGGCCGCCCGGTGTGCGACGCACGCGTGCGCATCCTGCGTGAAGACGGCACGCCTTGCCCCACCGGAGAGATCGGCCTGATCTATAGCCACCAACCCGCCTATCCCGATTTCACCTACCGCGGCAACGATGAGGCGCGCAGCAAGATCGAGCGCGACGGCCTGGTCACGCTCGGCGACATGGGCTACCTCGATGCCGACGGCTATCTGTATGTGTGCGACCGCGCATCGGACATGGTCATCTCGGGCGGCGTGAACATCTACCCGGCCGAGATCGAACATGCGCTGCTGCGCCACCCCGATGTGGTCGACTGCGCGGTCTTCGGCGTGCCGTGCGACGAGTACGGCGAGCGGCTTGTTGCCGTGGTGCAGACCGAACGCCAAGACCTGCAGGCCGAGTTCGTGATCGAATGGCTGCGCGGCCAGATTGCCGGCTTCAAGATCCCGCGCCAGATCGAGTTCACCACAGCGCTGCCGCGCGACGACAACGGCAAGATCGCCAAGCGCCGCCTGCGCGATGCATGGTGGGGCGACCGGCAGCGGCGCGTATGA
- a CDS encoding voltage-gated chloride channel family protein has protein sequence MKKMATRSEPLLMFGYLLRWLSLGSLVGMLAGLGSAVLLMALDWATNTRTAHPWLLWFLPVAGLAVGLLYHYTGRSVEGGNNLLIDEIHDPKRIVPKRVAPLILLGTVVTHIFGGSAGREGTAVQMGGSFADYLTRLFSLAPADRRILLMAGISAGFASVFGTPLAGAVFGLEVLAIGRLRYDAILPCFIAAIMGDLVPPLLGVHHTPYAIPFVPHLTPIAIGLVVVAGIVFGLAGMTFAALTHRLSRLLKHHIAFGPLRPVLGGSVVVAAALALGTDKYLGLGIPVIVDAFHTPLPAYDFAGKAAFTIVTLASGFKGGEVTPLFYIGATLGNALGYVLPLPFPLLAGLGFVAVFAGAANTPIASTLMAMELFGPEVGTFAGIACVVSYLFSGHTGIYHAQRIGHAKRSTEAAPAGQVPAESAERP, from the coding sequence ATGAAGAAAATGGCTACACGCTCCGAGCCGCTGCTCATGTTCGGGTATCTGCTGCGCTGGCTCTCGCTCGGTTCGCTCGTCGGCATGCTCGCCGGGCTTGGCTCTGCGGTGTTGCTGATGGCGCTCGATTGGGCAACCAACACGCGCACCGCACACCCTTGGCTGCTGTGGTTCCTGCCCGTGGCGGGCCTTGCCGTTGGCTTGCTCTATCACTACACGGGGCGCTCGGTGGAGGGGGGCAACAACCTACTGATCGACGAGATCCACGACCCGAAGCGGATCGTGCCCAAGCGCGTGGCGCCGCTCATCCTGCTGGGCACCGTTGTCACCCACATCTTTGGGGGGTCGGCCGGGCGTGAGGGCACGGCCGTTCAGATGGGCGGCAGTTTTGCGGACTACCTGACGCGGCTTTTCTCGCTGGCGCCCGCGGACCGGCGCATCTTGCTGATGGCGGGCATCAGTGCGGGTTTCGCATCGGTCTTCGGCACGCCGCTGGCCGGCGCCGTGTTCGGGCTGGAGGTGCTCGCGATCGGCCGTCTGCGTTATGACGCGATCCTCCCGTGCTTCATCGCGGCCATCATGGGCGACCTGGTGCCGCCGTTGCTGGGCGTGCACCACACGCCGTATGCGATTCCGTTTGTGCCGCATCTCACGCCCATCGCGATCGGCCTGGTGGTGGTGGCCGGCATCGTCTTCGGTCTTGCGGGCATGACATTCGCGGCGCTCACGCACCGGCTCAGCCGCCTGTTGAAGCATCACATCGCCTTTGGGCCGCTTCGCCCCGTGCTGGGCGGCAGCGTGGTCGTGGCGGCGGCCTTGGCGCTGGGGACGGACAAATATCTCGGCCTCGGCATTCCGGTCATCGTGGATGCGTTCCACACGCCGCTGCCGGCGTACGACTTTGCCGGCAAGGCGGCGTTCACGATCGTGACGCTGGCGTCCGGCTTCAAGGGCGGCGAGGTCACGCCGCTGTTCTACATCGGCGCCACGCTGGGCAATGCGTTGGGTTACGTGCTGCCGCTGCCGTTCCCGCTGCTGGCGGGCCTGGGCTTCGTTGCCGTGTTTGCGGGTGCCGCCAATACGCCCATCGCGTCGACCTTGATGGCGATGGAACTCTTCGGCCCCGAAGTCGGCACGTTTGCCGGCATTGCCTGCGTGGTGAGCTATCTCTTCTCGGGCCACACCGGCATCTATCACGCGCAGCGCATTGGCCATGCGAAGCGCTCTACCGAAGCAGCGCCGGCAGGGCAGGTTCCGGCCGAATCCGCCGAGCGCCCTTAG
- a CDS encoding IclR family transcriptional regulator — MGNDGVAAVEKALALLDCFKPGAEALSLAALAQASGMHKTTVYRLMNSLERMSYVTRSESGAYSLGPRLLYLGKLYEQSFHLSSVVEPVLHALAAATRESASYYVIDHGRRLCLFRAEPSEGLRETRLPGTSLPLDDTAISHVLRYWGLGEALYDGTPELPLFTSGARDQHTAAFATPVFGSGDKFMAALTLSGAASRLEAARTTGDFVAKQLQAASELSRKLGASTALCERLYGA, encoded by the coding sequence ATGGGGAATGACGGCGTTGCCGCAGTGGAAAAGGCGCTGGCCTTGCTGGATTGCTTCAAGCCCGGGGCGGAAGCCCTGTCACTCGCGGCCCTCGCGCAAGCGTCGGGCATGCACAAGACCACGGTGTATCGGCTGATGAACTCGCTGGAGCGCATGAGCTATGTCACCCGCTCCGAGTCCGGCGCGTACTCGCTCGGACCGCGCCTGCTGTACCTCGGCAAGCTCTACGAGCAGTCGTTCCACCTGTCTTCGGTGGTGGAGCCGGTGCTGCACGCGCTGGCGGCAGCCACGCGAGAGAGCGCATCGTACTACGTCATCGATCACGGGCGGCGCCTGTGCCTGTTCCGCGCTGAACCGTCGGAAGGTCTGCGCGAGACGCGGCTGCCCGGCACGTCGCTGCCGCTGGACGACACGGCCATCAGCCATGTGCTGCGTTACTGGGGGCTGGGTGAAGCGCTGTATGACGGCACGCCCGAATTACCGCTGTTCACCTCCGGCGCGCGCGATCAGCACACGGCAGCATTTGCCACGCCCGTCTTCGGCTCCGGCGACAAGTTCATGGCCGCGCTCACACTATCGGGCGCAGCCTCACGGCTCGAAGCGGCGCGCACCACCGGCGATTTCGTCGCGAAGCAGTTGCAGGCAGCGTCCGAGCTGTCGCGCAAGCTCGGCGCAAGTACGGCATTGTGCGAACGCCTCTACGGCGCGTGA
- a CDS encoding RraA family protein — MSTLSHNISAIVRDIERVSPALVEAAARFQAAILADVAGRRGTLNCRVKPLAPTMKVAGPAVTVEVRPGDNLAIHAALAVAKPGDVIVVDGKGDQSCALIGEIMATQAHATGIAGFVIDGAVRDSHELANGTFPIFSAGLNPCGPTKSVAGRVNLPVSAAGATVHPGDLVVGDADGVVVIPRADVERILVLAQKKVDAEAARIAAIRKGDTRPGWLEKELRAAGMLAEGEAL; from the coding sequence ATGAGTACCCTTTCGCACAACATTTCCGCCATCGTTCGCGATATCGAGCGCGTTTCACCCGCGCTGGTCGAGGCGGCGGCCCGCTTCCAGGCAGCCATCCTCGCTGACGTTGCCGGCCGCCGTGGCACCTTGAACTGTCGCGTCAAACCGCTCGCGCCGACCATGAAAGTGGCCGGGCCGGCTGTAACGGTCGAAGTTCGCCCGGGCGACAACCTCGCCATCCATGCCGCCCTGGCAGTCGCCAAGCCCGGCGATGTGATTGTGGTGGACGGCAAGGGTGACCAGAGTTGCGCGCTGATCGGCGAGATCATGGCCACGCAGGCGCACGCCACCGGCATCGCCGGTTTTGTGATCGACGGCGCGGTGCGCGATTCGCACGAGTTGGCGAATGGCACGTTCCCGATTTTCTCTGCCGGCTTGAACCCGTGCGGGCCGACCAAGAGCGTTGCTGGCCGCGTGAACCTGCCCGTGTCCGCCGCCGGCGCGACGGTGCATCCGGGTGACCTGGTGGTGGGCGATGCGGATGGCGTGGTCGTGATCCCGCGTGCCGACGTTGAGCGCATTCTCGTGCTCGCACAGAAAAAGGTGGACGCCGAAGCGGCCCGCATTGCGGCGATCCGCAAGGGCGATACGCGCCCCGGCTGGCTCGAGAAAGAACTGCGCGCGGCGGGCATGCTGGCCGAAGGCGAGGCACTGTAA